From the Flavimarina sp. Hel_I_48 genome, one window contains:
- a CDS encoding IPExxxVDY family protein, which produces MPPLKLVLSDALEFDFSLIAIHCSLEDHRIAFSLNKYLGLQLRRRLKDVDFRKEGCEAMFSLFNFEDSKNYRSYTLVGNKCRVKRTQTDNEGLFKTQENFEMISLIPELSKTDFFLKIDSDTPTPKKMLAQINEIAQVVTAYTIDVNQLKSKRNLIFE; this is translated from the coding sequence ATGCCACCTCTCAAGTTAGTTCTTAGCGATGCACTTGAATTCGACTTTAGCCTCATTGCCATTCACTGCTCTTTAGAAGATCATAGAATTGCCTTCTCCCTGAACAAGTACTTAGGTTTGCAGTTAAGACGTAGGCTAAAGGATGTGGATTTTAGGAAGGAAGGTTGCGAGGCCATGTTTTCTTTGTTTAATTTTGAGGATTCAAAAAATTACCGGTCTTACACCCTGGTAGGCAATAAATGTAGAGTAAAGCGTACGCAAACAGATAACGAAGGCCTTTTTAAAACCCAGGAAAATTTTGAAATGATCAGCCTAATTCCTGAACTATCAAAAACAGATTTTTTTTTAAAAATAGATTCAGATACCCCAACACCCAAGAAAATGCTTGCGCAGATCAATGAAATAGCACAAGTGGTTACTGCATATACCATAGATGTCAACCAATTAAAATCAAAACGAAACCTAATATTCGAATAA
- the fabF gene encoding beta-ketoacyl-ACP synthase II: MELKRVVVTGLGALTPIGNNIDEYWDGLRSGKSGCAPITYFDAEKFKTKFACELKNFDPLAHFDRKEARKLDRFAQYAMVSSDQAIADAGFDMDTVDKFRVGVIWGAGIGGLETFQDEVLNFAAGDGTPRFNPFFIPKMIADIAPGNISIKHGFMGPNYTTVSACASAANAMIDALNYIRLGHCDIIVSGGSEAAVTLAGMGGFNAMHALSTRNESPETASRPFDATRDGFVLGEGAGALILEEYEHAKARGAKIYAEVVGGGLSSDAYHMTAPHPDGIGVERVMQNCLRDANMKPEEVDAINTHGTSTSLGDVAELKAITNVFGEHAKNININSTKSMTGHLLGAAGAIEAIASILAMKHGIVPPTINHNTVDPDIDPSLNLTLNKAQKREVNVAMSNTFGFGGHNACVLFKKISQ; this comes from the coding sequence ATGGAGTTAAAGCGAGTTGTAGTAACAGGCCTTGGAGCGTTGACGCCTATCGGTAACAATATTGATGAATATTGGGACGGTCTGCGTTCTGGTAAGAGCGGGTGCGCCCCAATTACCTATTTTGATGCCGAAAAGTTCAAGACAAAATTCGCTTGCGAACTTAAGAACTTTGATCCGCTGGCACATTTTGACCGCAAAGAAGCGCGCAAACTTGATAGGTTTGCTCAGTATGCCATGGTCTCATCAGACCAGGCGATCGCTGATGCCGGTTTTGATATGGATACGGTAGATAAATTTCGTGTTGGGGTGATCTGGGGCGCCGGTATAGGCGGTCTGGAAACCTTTCAGGACGAAGTGCTCAACTTTGCCGCAGGTGATGGTACACCACGTTTCAACCCATTTTTTATTCCAAAGATGATCGCAGATATCGCCCCGGGCAATATCTCTATCAAACATGGTTTTATGGGGCCCAACTATACCACGGTCTCTGCATGTGCCTCTGCTGCCAATGCTATGATAGACGCGCTTAATTATATTAGGCTGGGTCATTGTGATATCATAGTCTCAGGTGGTAGTGAAGCTGCGGTTACATTGGCAGGAATGGGTGGCTTTAACGCCATGCACGCACTGTCTACGCGTAACGAAAGTCCAGAAACGGCTTCCAGGCCTTTTGATGCCACACGCGACGGTTTTGTATTGGGAGAAGGTGCAGGTGCACTTATCCTGGAAGAATACGAGCATGCCAAAGCACGTGGCGCAAAAATCTATGCTGAAGTTGTGGGCGGTGGTTTGTCCAGTGATGCGTATCACATGACGGCACCGCATCCTGATGGAATAGGCGTGGAGCGGGTCATGCAAAATTGCCTTCGCGATGCGAATATGAAACCAGAGGAAGTAGATGCCATCAATACACATGGTACCTCTACCTCGCTGGGCGATGTTGCAGAGCTTAAAGCAATAACCAATGTTTTTGGGGAGCATGCAAAAAATATCAATATCAACTCCACAAAATCAATGACCGGGCATTTGCTGGGTGCTGCGGGTGCCATTGAGGCAATCGCATCCATTTTAGCGATGAAGCACGGTATTGTACCTCCCACAATCAACCATAATACGGTAGATCCCGACATCGACCCTTCCCTTAATTTGACACTCAACAAAGCGCAAAAGAGAGAAGTTAACGTAGCCATGAGCAATACTTTTGGATTTGGTGGGCACAATGCTTGTGTACTGTTTAAAAAAATAAGCCAATAA
- a CDS encoding acyl carrier protein, with amino-acid sequence MSDIASRVKAIIVDKLGVDENEVVAEASFTNDLGADSLDTVELIMEFEKEFDIQIPDDQAENIATVGQAITYIENAK; translated from the coding sequence ATGTCAGACATTGCATCAAGAGTAAAAGCCATTATCGTTGATAAATTAGGAGTTGACGAGAACGAGGTCGTAGCAGAAGCAAGCTTCACAAACGATCTGGGAGCAGACTCACTAGATACAGTAGAACTCATCATGGAATTTGAAAAGGAATTTGATATCCAGATCCCAGATGATCAAGCTGAAAACATTGCGACTGTAGGTCAAGCAATAACCTATATCGAAAACGCAAAGTAA
- a CDS encoding phosphoribosylglycinamide formyltransferase has product MSPTKRIVIFASGNGTNAQRIIEYFSSKPVEIALILTNKPSAKVLKRADNLNISAICFNRKSFYDTNQVLAILQEIKPNLIVLAGFLWLFPENILKAFPDKVINIHPALLPDFGGKGMYGDRVHQAVIASAKKESGITIHYVSREYDKGNIIFQAKTAIEEGETPETLAEKIHALEYEHFPIVIEKLLKER; this is encoded by the coding sequence ATGAGCCCTACTAAACGCATCGTTATATTTGCCTCCGGAAATGGCACAAATGCCCAGCGCATTATTGAGTATTTTAGCTCAAAACCGGTTGAAATAGCCCTTATTTTGACCAATAAACCTTCCGCTAAAGTGCTTAAAAGAGCAGATAATCTCAACATAAGCGCCATTTGTTTTAACCGGAAATCATTTTACGATACAAATCAGGTACTGGCGATTCTACAGGAAATAAAACCGAATTTAATCGTTTTAGCCGGTTTTTTGTGGCTTTTCCCAGAAAATATCCTAAAAGCTTTTCCAGATAAGGTTATCAATATTCACCCGGCGCTGCTACCAGATTTTGGCGGCAAGGGTATGTATGGCGATCGGGTACACCAAGCAGTGATTGCTTCGGCCAAGAAAGAATCTGGCATTACCATACATTATGTTAGCCGTGAGTATGACAAGGGAAATATTATTTTTCAGGCAAAAACAGCTATTGAGGAGGGAGAAACGCCAGAAACCCTGGCAGAAAAAATTCATGCGTTGGAATATGAACATTTCCCCATAGTAATCGAAAAACTGCTGAAAGAGAGGTAA
- a CDS encoding viroplasmin family protein, whose product MAKKEKFYVIWQGKKPGIYNKWADCKAMIAGFKGAQYKSFSSFAEAKKAYNGNFSDFKSKKSPKTVDKALLAKIGQPNYNSISVDAASSGNPGIMEYQGVDTKSKKVLFKLGPFQQGTNNVGEFLALVHGLAFLKKHDSDRIIYTDSRTAMSWVRKKTCRTTLKESAKNKPVFDLVRRAETWLNTNEYTTVIVKWETKVWGEIPADFGRK is encoded by the coding sequence ATGGCTAAAAAAGAAAAATTCTATGTGATCTGGCAGGGCAAAAAGCCTGGTATCTATAATAAATGGGCAGATTGTAAAGCCATGATCGCCGGTTTTAAGGGTGCGCAGTACAAAAGTTTTTCTTCTTTTGCGGAAGCAAAAAAAGCCTATAATGGCAATTTTTCTGATTTTAAGAGCAAAAAATCACCTAAAACGGTAGATAAAGCACTATTGGCAAAAATAGGCCAACCCAATTATAACAGTATTTCGGTAGATGCCGCCTCTAGTGGAAACCCAGGGATTATGGAATATCAGGGCGTGGATACCAAATCAAAAAAAGTACTTTTTAAACTGGGGCCTTTTCAGCAAGGAACGAACAACGTGGGGGAATTCCTGGCGCTCGTGCACGGACTCGCATTTCTCAAAAAACACGACAGCGATCGTATTATTTACACAGACTCGCGGACGGCCATGAGTTGGGTGCGCAAAAAAACCTGTAGGACCACACTTAAGGAATCTGCGAAGAACAAACCAGTATTTGATCTTGTGCGACGCGCAGAAACATGGCTAAATACAAACGAATATACTACGGTTATCGTAAAATGGGAAACAAAGGTATGGGGGGAAATTCCGGCAGATTTTGGGAGGAAGTAG
- a CDS encoding PfkB family carbohydrate kinase has product MNKLVIVGTCAFDEIESPSGKSGRILGGAATFIGLAASNFDVDPAIVSIVGEDFPQENIDLLKNKGINMDGLEVVKGGKTFFWKGKYHNDLNTRDTLVTELNTLADFQPQVPKEYKDAEIVMLGNLHPMVQLSVLQQMDAKPKLAILDTMNFWMDSALEDLKKVIAEVDVITINDEEARQLSGEYSLVTAAKKIHEMGPRFVVIKKGEHGALLFEGDDIFFAPALPLEEVFDPTGAGDTFAGGFAGYLCQTDDLSFDNMKRAVIHGSNLASFCVEKFGTERMQDLSEKELTKRLLRFKKLTQFDIEVS; this is encoded by the coding sequence ATGAATAAATTAGTGATTGTGGGCACCTGCGCCTTTGATGAGATTGAATCCCCTTCTGGCAAAAGCGGCCGTATTTTAGGCGGAGCTGCAACGTTCATAGGGCTTGCGGCATCAAATTTTGATGTAGATCCCGCCATTGTTTCTATTGTGGGAGAAGATTTTCCGCAGGAAAATATTGACCTTTTAAAGAATAAAGGCATCAATATGGATGGTCTCGAGGTGGTAAAAGGTGGAAAGACCTTTTTCTGGAAAGGTAAATATCACAATGACCTCAACACCCGCGACACTTTAGTTACTGAGCTTAACACATTAGCTGATTTTCAGCCCCAGGTTCCCAAAGAGTACAAGGATGCCGAAATCGTGATGCTGGGCAACCTGCACCCCATGGTTCAGCTTTCTGTTTTACAGCAAATGGATGCCAAACCAAAACTTGCCATTTTGGATACCATGAACTTCTGGATGGACAGCGCGCTTGAAGATCTAAAAAAAGTAATCGCAGAAGTTGATGTGATCACCATTAATGACGAGGAGGCGCGTCAATTGAGCGGTGAATACTCCCTGGTTACGGCTGCAAAAAAAATCCATGAGATGGGACCTCGCTTTGTGGTGATCAAAAAAGGAGAACATGGCGCCCTGTTGTTTGAAGGTGACGACATCTTTTTTGCCCCTGCCCTGCCTTTAGAAGAAGTTTTTGACCCTACAGGCGCCGGCGATACTTTTGCTGGTGGTTTTGCAGGTTATTTGTGCCAGACGGATGATTTATCGTTTGATAATATGAAGCGCGCCGTAATTCACGGTTCCAATCTCGCTTCTTTTTGTGTAGAGAAATTTGGCACAGAACGTATGCAGGACCTCAGCGAAAAAGAATTGACAAAAAGGCTGTTGCGCTTTAAAAAGTTAACACAGTTCGACATAGAAGTATCTTAA
- a CDS encoding amidophosphoribosyltransferase: MSDAIKHECGISVIRLLKPLEYYKEKYGSAFYGVNKMYLMMEKQHNRGQDGAGFASIKLDTEPGERYISRQRSVAQQPIQDIFAQINSRINETLAEHPEYADNVALQKKHVPYIGELLLGHVRYGTFGKNSVESVHPFLRQNNWMHRNLIVAGNFNMTNVHQLFDKLVELGQHPKEKADTITVMEKIGHFLDDAVAKLYKKLKKEGYSKQQATPLIAERLNIKKILRKAARDWDGGYAMAGLLGHGDSFVLRDPAGIRPVYYYRDEEVVVVASERPVIQTVFNAPFEEVQELDPGHALIIKKSGESSIEEIQVPLERKACSFERIYFSRGSDAEIYQERKELGRLLMPEVLKEINHDTQNTVFSFIPNTAETSFYGMVEAAQVELDEQKTAEILANRDTLDKKGLQNILNLKLRTEKIAIKDVKLRTFITEDSSRDDLVAHVYDVTYGVVKPTDNLVIIDDSIVRGTTLKKSIIKMLSRLNPKKIVVVSSAPQIRYPDCYGIDMAKLQDFIAFRAAVDLLRDNDQLDTIKRVYDKCCEQVAYKDKDVKNYVKEIYDPFTDEQISAKIAQLLKTENNGPEVSVIYQKVENLHKACPKNLGDWYFTGDYPTHGGNRVVNRAFMNYYEGNDNRAY, translated from the coding sequence ATGAGCGATGCCATTAAGCATGAGTGTGGTATATCAGTAATACGCCTACTGAAGCCTTTAGAATATTATAAGGAAAAATATGGGAGCGCCTTTTACGGTGTGAACAAAATGTACCTTATGATGGAAAAGCAACATAACCGTGGTCAGGACGGTGCTGGCTTTGCAAGTATAAAGTTAGATACTGAACCTGGGGAACGGTACATAAGCAGGCAGCGCTCTGTTGCCCAGCAGCCCATACAGGATATTTTTGCGCAGATCAATTCGCGCATCAATGAAACCCTTGCTGAACATCCTGAATATGCAGATAATGTAGCCCTTCAGAAAAAGCATGTTCCCTATATAGGCGAACTTTTGCTGGGCCATGTACGCTACGGAACCTTCGGAAAAAACAGTGTGGAAAGCGTTCACCCGTTTTTGCGCCAGAACAACTGGATGCACCGTAACCTTATTGTGGCCGGTAACTTTAATATGACCAATGTTCACCAACTCTTTGATAAGTTGGTAGAACTGGGTCAACATCCCAAAGAAAAGGCAGATACCATTACCGTAATGGAAAAAATAGGCCATTTTCTGGATGATGCAGTAGCTAAACTTTACAAAAAGCTAAAAAAAGAAGGATATTCAAAGCAGCAGGCCACCCCGCTTATCGCAGAGCGCCTCAACATAAAAAAAATATTGAGAAAAGCCGCCCGTGACTGGGATGGCGGTTACGCCATGGCCGGTCTTTTAGGCCACGGCGATTCATTTGTACTGCGTGATCCCGCAGGCATACGCCCCGTTTATTATTACCGCGATGAAGAAGTAGTCGTTGTAGCGAGCGAACGTCCTGTTATTCAAACCGTATTCAATGCGCCTTTTGAAGAAGTACAGGAACTGGATCCTGGACATGCGCTCATTATTAAGAAAAGCGGGGAATCTTCCATAGAAGAAATACAGGTGCCGCTTGAAAGAAAAGCATGTTCTTTTGAGCGTATTTATTTTTCCCGAGGAAGCGATGCCGAAATTTATCAAGAGCGTAAAGAATTGGGTCGTTTATTAATGCCCGAAGTTCTTAAAGAAATAAACCACGATACGCAAAACACCGTATTTAGTTTTATACCAAACACCGCAGAAACTTCTTTCTACGGAATGGTCGAAGCGGCGCAGGTAGAACTTGACGAACAAAAAACCGCGGAAATTCTGGCCAACAGGGATACCCTGGATAAAAAAGGGCTACAGAACATCCTTAACCTCAAACTGCGTACAGAAAAAATCGCCATTAAGGATGTAAAATTACGCACTTTTATTACTGAAGACAGCAGCCGCGACGATCTTGTGGCCCACGTATATGATGTCACCTATGGCGTGGTAAAACCTACAGACAATCTTGTTATTATTGATGACAGTATTGTGAGGGGTACAACCTTGAAGAAAAGTATTATCAAAATGCTTTCACGCCTTAATCCCAAAAAGATCGTGGTGGTATCTTCTGCACCGCAAATACGCTATCCTGATTGTTATGGTATAGATATGGCAAAATTGCAGGATTTTATTGCATTCCGCGCAGCGGTAGATCTTTTACGGGATAATGACCAACTCGATACTATAAAACGCGTTTATGATAAATGCTGTGAACAGGTAGCATATAAAGATAAAGATGTAAAAAATTACGTCAAAGAAATCTACGATCCCTTCACAGATGAACAGATCTCTGCTAAAATCGCCCAACTACTGAAAACTGAAAACAATGGTCCAGAGGTAAGCGTTATTTATCAGAAGGTAGAGAATTTACACAAAGCCTGTCCTAAAAATCTAGGCGACTGGTATTTTACGGGAGATTACCCTACCCACGGAGGTAATAGGGTAGTTAACAGAGCTTTTATGAATTATTATGAAGGAAACGATAACCGAGCCTATTAA
- a CDS encoding superoxide dismutase: MAFELPKLKYAFDALTPHIDAKTMEIHHDKHHGGYTKKLNAAIEGTDLEGKSIENILGNLDMQNKAVRNNGGGFYNHSLFWEVMSPNGGGKPEGDLATAIDKAFGSFEDFKSKFTEAAGTRFGSGWAWLCVQEGGKVEICSTPNQDNPLMPDTGCGGTPILGLDVWEHAYYLNYQNERPKYIEAFWEVVNWQEVSKRFANNK, translated from the coding sequence ATGGCTTTTGAATTACCGAAATTAAAATACGCATTTGACGCGCTAACCCCGCATATTGATGCAAAGACCATGGAAATACATCATGACAAGCACCATGGCGGATATACAAAAAAATTGAATGCTGCAATTGAAGGAACAGATCTAGAAGGAAAATCAATTGAAAATATCCTTGGGAACCTGGATATGCAAAACAAAGCAGTACGTAACAACGGTGGTGGTTTTTACAACCATAGCCTTTTTTGGGAAGTAATGAGCCCAAATGGTGGTGGAAAGCCTGAAGGCGATCTTGCAACCGCTATCGATAAGGCTTTTGGTTCCTTTGAAGATTTCAAATCTAAATTTACCGAAGCTGCTGGAACAAGATTTGGTTCAGGATGGGCGTGGTTGTGTGTTCAGGAAGGTGGTAAAGTGGAAATCTGCTCTACACCAAATCAAGACAATCCACTAATGCCAGATACTGGTTGTGGCGGGACACCTATTTTAGGTCTTGATGTTTGGGAACATGCGTATTACTTAAATTATCAAAATGAGCGTCCTAAATATATTGAAGCTTTTTGGGAAGTAGTAAACTGGCAAGAAGTTTCTAAGCGTTTTGCGAATAATAAATAA
- a CDS encoding UvrD-helicase domain-containing protein codes for MQEQHAISVYNASAGSGKTFALACNYLSILLRSSSPFKYRHILAITFTNKAVAEMKSRIIENLKEFAHGKELEQSAMFLAVKAKTDLDNDVISTKSAQILHNIVQDYASFDVVTIDNFTHRIIRSFARDLKIPQNFEVELNTTEVLERAVDNLIERAGTDKLLTPILLDYAIEKIDDDKSWDISRDFYDISRLLLSENDRYNIDLLNKRSLQDFASLKKQLNQKIALWDKEIIQHTTELLEFIHSKNLLPEHFTGKYLPKALDKVKEGNFTFNPEVGWIKNMGEQPFYKQKEKQEIKDILDANAAEITSLFRQITGKITQLSLFQELLKKITPLSLLQAINNEVQKIKKDKNLLLISDFNEVISKNIANQPTPFIYERLGERYQHYFIDEFQDTSILQWENLIPLVDNAVSTGERVEPSNSIMLVGDPKQAIYRWRGGYAEQFIRLSAGFNPFQNPDMAQVNLETNFRSHEEIISFNNRFFTEIAQFLENPVYENIYLKGNEQGKNNRTGGHVSISFVEAQTVEEAKEPYLSKTLEILQQTLARGYPQKDICILVRKNGEGILLAQYLQEANIPVISSQSLLVSQSAEVRFIVNLLRFMQQPDAKAISILLLEYLAENRLKTPNKHLFYAEMLEKQGQELFDKIPLKAQNFKLQRCQQLPLYEAVEYIVQYFDLNSNAGAYLQSFLDAVFDFGQKNESGLHGFLDWWEKNKDKLSIGTPPDTDAVQIMTIHKAKGLEFPVVIYPFADSLLYPNVDETNWYPTDPDAYAGFESLLISQKKGLLHLDEKSAELYHDKRQQQQLDSLNMLYVALTRAVEQLHIISKITEKTQPKTDPTSFAELFVNYLNATQQWENGKLQYLFGDPEKTTVNKTKQNNDPALSLISSPKESHNLILVTRAERLWDEDRKESINKGNLLHDILAGIPYESDMPAALKNAQATGLLQKEELDSFKTQLQQLIDQLKAEGFFNKEHVIYNERDLASNGELLRPDRVEIDGKNNAYLLDYKTGAPQKNHHDQVNNYAEALEKTGMRIVKKTLVYVNEKQTIHPVY; via the coding sequence ATGCAAGAACAACATGCCATTTCGGTCTATAATGCTTCGGCAGGTTCTGGAAAGACCTTTGCCCTCGCCTGCAATTACCTGAGTATTTTATTGCGCAGCAGCAGTCCTTTCAAATACCGTCATATTCTGGCCATAACCTTTACCAATAAGGCTGTCGCCGAAATGAAATCCCGGATTATAGAGAACCTCAAGGAATTTGCTCACGGAAAAGAGCTCGAGCAATCTGCTATGTTCCTGGCGGTAAAAGCTAAAACCGACTTAGATAATGACGTTATCAGCACAAAATCTGCCCAGATCCTCCACAATATCGTTCAGGATTACGCTTCTTTTGATGTGGTGACCATTGATAATTTTACCCACCGCATTATTCGCTCTTTTGCTCGTGATCTTAAGATTCCGCAGAATTTTGAGGTAGAGCTCAACACCACCGAAGTTCTGGAGCGTGCAGTTGATAATCTAATAGAACGTGCCGGCACTGATAAACTGCTCACGCCGATACTGCTTGATTATGCCATCGAGAAAATAGATGACGACAAAAGCTGGGACATTAGTCGGGATTTTTACGACATCTCGCGTTTGTTGCTCAGTGAGAACGATCGCTATAATATAGACTTGCTCAACAAAAGATCGCTTCAGGATTTTGCTTCCCTAAAAAAGCAGCTCAATCAAAAAATTGCACTTTGGGATAAAGAAATTATTCAGCATACCACAGAATTGCTAGAGTTTATACATTCAAAAAATCTACTTCCAGAACACTTTACGGGTAAATACCTGCCAAAGGCGCTTGATAAAGTCAAAGAGGGAAATTTTACGTTCAATCCTGAAGTGGGGTGGATTAAAAACATGGGGGAACAGCCTTTTTATAAACAAAAGGAAAAACAGGAAATCAAAGATATTCTGGATGCGAATGCGGCCGAAATTACCTCTTTATTCAGGCAAATAACCGGTAAAATCACTCAATTATCCCTGTTTCAGGAGCTTTTAAAGAAGATTACGCCGCTTTCACTCCTTCAGGCGATAAATAATGAAGTACAAAAAATCAAAAAAGACAAGAACCTGTTGCTCATTTCTGACTTTAACGAGGTTATAAGCAAAAACATTGCGAACCAGCCCACCCCTTTTATTTATGAGCGGCTGGGGGAACGCTATCAGCATTATTTTATTGATGAGTTTCAGGATACATCGATCCTTCAATGGGAAAACCTTATACCTTTAGTGGATAATGCGGTAAGTACCGGGGAGCGCGTTGAACCTTCTAACAGTATCATGCTTGTGGGCGATCCCAAGCAGGCGATTTATCGCTGGCGTGGCGGTTATGCTGAACAGTTTATCAGGCTTTCGGCGGGTTTTAATCCCTTTCAAAATCCTGATATGGCTCAGGTAAACCTGGAAACCAATTTTAGGAGCCATGAAGAAATTATTAGCTTTAATAACCGGTTTTTTACTGAAATAGCCCAATTTCTTGAAAATCCGGTTTATGAAAATATTTACTTAAAAGGTAATGAACAGGGCAAAAACAATAGAACTGGTGGGCATGTTTCGATCTCTTTTGTTGAGGCACAAACGGTTGAGGAAGCTAAAGAACCATATTTAAGCAAAACGCTGGAAATTTTACAACAAACACTTGCCCGTGGTTACCCGCAAAAAGACATTTGCATCCTGGTGCGCAAAAACGGCGAGGGAATCTTGTTGGCGCAATATCTTCAGGAAGCAAATATACCCGTGATATCCAGCCAGAGCCTGCTTGTCTCTCAGTCGGCAGAGGTTCGTTTTATCGTAAATCTGCTCCGTTTTATGCAGCAGCCCGATGCAAAAGCGATAAGCATCCTATTATTGGAATATTTAGCCGAAAATCGCTTAAAAACGCCCAATAAACATCTGTTTTATGCGGAAATGTTGGAAAAACAAGGTCAGGAATTGTTTGATAAAATTCCGCTTAAAGCGCAAAATTTCAAGCTACAACGTTGCCAGCAACTGCCCCTTTATGAAGCGGTGGAATATATAGTGCAATATTTTGACCTTAATAGCAATGCCGGTGCTTATCTGCAATCTTTTTTAGATGCGGTATTTGATTTTGGCCAAAAGAACGAAAGCGGCCTGCATGGTTTTCTGGACTGGTGGGAAAAAAACAAAGATAAGCTGAGCATTGGAACGCCCCCAGATACCGATGCCGTTCAGATCATGACCATTCATAAAGCAAAAGGACTTGAATTTCCCGTGGTGATTTATCCCTTTGCAGACAGCCTGTTGTACCCTAATGTTGATGAAACCAACTGGTATCCCACAGATCCCGATGCATATGCCGGATTTGAATCGTTGCTGATTTCACAGAAAAAAGGCCTGCTCCATCTGGATGAAAAATCTGCCGAATTGTATCACGATAAGCGCCAGCAACAGCAACTGGACAGCCTTAATATGTTATATGTTGCCCTTACCAGGGCTGTTGAGCAACTTCACATTATATCTAAGATTACCGAAAAAACACAGCCCAAGACGGATCCTACTTCTTTTGCTGAACTTTTTGTAAACTATCTGAATGCGACACAGCAATGGGAAAATGGAAAATTGCAGTATCTTTTTGGCGATCCGGAAAAGACAACGGTCAATAAAACAAAACAGAACAATGACCCGGCGCTATCTTTAATAAGCAGCCCAAAAGAAAGTCATAACCTGATTCTGGTCACGCGCGCAGAGCGCTTATGGGACGAAGATCGCAAGGAATCCATTAACAAAGGGAATTTATTGCACGATATACTTGCGGGAATACCTTATGAAAGTGATATGCCCGCTGCCCTAAAAAATGCACAGGCCACCGGCTTGTTACAAAAAGAGGAACTGGACTCTTTTAAAACGCAGTTACAGCAATTGATTGACCAGCTAAAAGCAGAAGGCTTTTTCAATAAAGAGCATGTAATCTATAATGAACGCGACCTGGCCAGTAATGGAGAGCTTTTAAGGCCAGACCGTGTAGAAATAGATGGTAAGAACAATGCGTACCTTTTAGATTACAAAACCGGTGCGCCACAAAAAAACCATCATGATCAGGTAAACAACTATGCAGAGGCACTGGAAAAAACGGGTATGCGCATTGTTAAAAAGACGCTTGTATATGTGAATGAAAAACAAACCATACACCCTGTTTATTAA